A single genomic interval of Cucumis sativus cultivar 9930 chromosome 5, Cucumber_9930_V3, whole genome shotgun sequence harbors:
- the LOC101219243 gene encoding uncharacterized protein LOC101219243 isoform X2, whose translation MHRLRFFTVVRQDSSSLALSYVQYFNSSMSETLVVSDENETSKRRKVSEDVDHRSVGGESSTDEHAKETSLISTKSEAKVEKCSPISLVKLTRSGLLLFTFTKDISPDTVYIVKDIMQSLEARTLKSLAWCHRIFPIQATCSLNENDLQGVVSKLVLHFMNDKGNILSHPVKFAIGYNRRGIEETEMKKTFEDSSGVNVILGRDKCFSIVAAAVKGVVSDAIVDLKSPELCVLVELLPVSGLPSGSSVVGVSVLSNNLVTTKPRLCIKALTSDTKAKS comes from the exons TATGTTCAGTACTTCAATAGTTCTATGTCAGAAACTTTGGTGGTATctgatgaaaatgaaacttcTAAACGGAGGAAAGTTTCAGAGGACGTTGATCATAGAAGCGTTGGAGGGGAAAGTAGTACTG ATGAACATGCTAAAGAAACTTCTTTGATTTCTACAAAGAGTGAggcaaaagtagaaaaatgtTCTCCTATTTCACTAGTGAAGCTGACGCGGAGTGGTTTGCTTTTGTTTACCTTTACAAAGGATATCTCTCCTGATACTGTTTATATTGTCAAAGACATAATGCAGTCTCTAGAAGCAAGGACTTTGAAGTCACTCGC TTGGTGCCATCGCATATTCCCCATCCAGGCTACTTGCTCCTTGAATGAAAATGATCTCCAGGGCGTTGTATCAAAGCTCGTTCTTCATTTCATGAATGATAAAGGAAACATTCTTTCACACCCTGTAAAG TTTGCAATAGGGTACAACAGAAGAGGAATTGAAGAGACAGAGATGAAGAAAACTTTCGAAGATAGTTCTGGTGTTAATGTTATTCTGGGACGTGATAAATGTTTTAGCATTGTGGCTGCTGCCGTGAAAGGTGTGGTCTCGGACGCCATTGTAGATTTGAAATCTCCAGAG CTTTGCGTTCTTGTTGAGCTGCTTCCTGTTTCTGGGTTGCCTTCTGGATCATCGGTAGTGGGGGTGTCGGTTCTTTCAAACAATCTTGTTACTACGAAGCCTCGACTTTGCATCAAAGCTTTGACTTCAGATACCAAAGCAAAGAGCTGA